In Rhodothermales bacterium, the genomic stretch TGGCTTGATTGCGCTGCTGTTCGCGCTATTTGCCTCGTCCCAGTATACCTCCTGGGCGCGGGTGATCCGGGAAGTCGAAAACGACGCCATGACCCGCAATATGAGCGGCCTGTCGCTGTTGAGCGGCTTCGGCCTCAACCTGGGGGGCGCGGCGACGGGCCTGACGGCGGTTGCCTATCCGGATGTGGCCACAAGCCGGGAAGTTCGCCTCGCCGTTGTTCGCGACACGTTTTATTTCCCGGATGTCGATGCCACGATGACGTTCGCGGCCTATACCGTGCTGGCGCCGGGCTTCGGAGAAACGGTGTTTAACTACACGCTCGGCTTGCCCTTGACGCTCAAGCGCGCGCTCCGGCGGTACCTGATTCCGGCCGGGCCCGCCGGCGCCGGCGCCGGGGAAGCCTACCCGACTCGCGCCGAAGAGGAGGCCATGAAAGACATCGCCGAGCTGATTTCGATCGGGGTGGATGAGGAGACCGGCCTGATGACGCTCTCCGCGCGGACCGACAACCCGGTCCTGTCCGCGCAACTGGCCCAGAGTTTTGTCGATCGCCTCGTCGAGCGCGTTCGGGATATCCGCACGCAGAAAGCGCGCGAGGACCTCGTCTTCATCGAGCAGCAGTTCAAGGCGTCTGAGGACTCCCTGCGCAAGGCCGAGAATACGTTGGCGGCGTTCGACGACCGCAACGTGAACCCGCACAGCGCCCGGCTGCGCACCGATCGCGATCGGCTGATGCGGCTGGTGTCGTTTAAATCCGAATTGTACAGCGACCTCCAGGCCCAGCTCACCCAGGCGGAGATCGATCTGCAGCGCAGTACACCGGTGATCACGGTCCTCGAACAGCCGGTGCCCCCCATGGAGTCCTCCGGCCCGCAACGTACGCTCACGTTATTCCTCGGGCTGATGGTGGGAGGGGTCATCGGGCTCGGGCTCGCGTTTTTCCAGTCGTATCTCGAACACCAGCGTGCCGACACCGTCGAACGCACCAAACTCGATGAACTCCGGCGGGTGTTCCGGCCGGGGCCGTGGCTCCGTCGCCTCCCATTTGTGTCTCGCCGCAAACACGTGGAGCCCTGAGTGGCGTCTTGCCTCTTCTCAAGTGCGCGCCTGCTTTCTTCGGGTTACCCCCCTTTTCTCTGCTGCTTTTTCAGTACTGCTTTTTTTCTACTGCGCCCGCATGTCCAGCGCTATGAATCTTAAGACCCTTTCAAAGATCGTTCAGGGCTATCAGGCGGCCGTCCCACACCCGAGGCAGCGCTTGCCGCGGGTGATCCAGTTTCCCGTGAACGACATCTGCAATTCCCAGTGCCAGATGTGCCACATCTGGAAGCAGAAGCTGGGCCGGCAGATTACGCCGGACGAGATCCGTGTGGCGCTCGCCAATCCGCTCTACCGCGAAGTCACCTCCGTAGGCATCAACGGAGGCGAGCCGACCCTGCGCAAAGATCTGGCGGAACTGGTGCAGGCGCTCATCGACGTGCTCCCGAAGCTCGAACGGATCAACCTCATCACGAACGCGATCGTCCAGAAGCGGGTAAAAAAGGCCGTCGACGAGTTGGCCGACACCTGCGGCGCCGCCGGCGTCCACCTCGATGTCATGGTGTCCCTCGACGGCATCGGCGATGTACACGACCGTGTCCGCGGGATCAAGGGCAACTTCGCCTCGGCCTTGGGCGTGCTGGATCATATCCAGACACACGCCGGCGTCCAGTCCTACCGCATCGGATGCACCGTCATCCGAGAAAACGTGTACCACGTGGAGGAAGTGCTGGACTGGTGCCAACGCCGTGACCTCTATGCCCGCTTCCGGATTGGCATCCCGCACCAGAGGCTCTATGGCAAGGACATCGTCGATCCCTTCGCGTTTACCTGGGAGGAGCGGTTCCATTTCGCCAATTTCATCGATCACCTCCACCTCCACTACGAGCGGCAGGAAGGCCGGCGCGCCTTCTACCGGAGCCTGCGCGACCAGGTGATCTACGGGAAAGAGCGCAAGGCGGGCTGTAGCTGGAAAAACGAGGGTGTCACGCTGCTGTCCGATGGCGGCCTGGCTTATTGCGCCGTGGAGAGCAAGACGATTGGGAATGTGATCGACGATGACTCCGAGGCCGTGTTCTGGGCGAATGCGGACCACCTCTCCGAAATCGTAGAGGATAAGTGCAAGTTCTGCCTGCACGATTACGAAGGGTTTTCGGATCGGTCGACGTACGTGCAGAGCATCGGCAGAGCGGCGATCAAGTCGCTGCCGCAGGTTGTGCCGGGGGCGATCCGGCTGGCCGCCGGCACGCTGCGGGTGCAGGAAGAAAAACGGCGGCTGCGCGACGTGCGCGCGCTCGCCGCGCCCGCCCGCCGATCGCCGGCTTCAGGGCGTGTCCTCATCTGCGGCTGGTACGGTACCGAGACACTCGGCGACAAAGCCATCCTTGGCGGGATCGTCGACACCCTCCGGCTGACCCATCCGGACGCCGAGGTGGATGTAGCCGCGATCGAACCCTACATCACCGAAAACACGCGGCGTCAGATGCCGGAGTTGCGCCTGGCCCGTATACTCTCGCTCGCCGAGGCGCGGACACAGGTGAAGGCCGGCGCGTACGGACTCGTCGTGATGGGCGGCGGACCCTTGATGACGGGCGTTTCGCAGTGTATCGATATGCTCGAACTGCTGGCCCTGGGCCGCGCCGCCGGTGCGGCGACGCTTGTCGCCGGCTGCGGCATCGGGCCGCTGGGAGGCCCACGCGACGCCATCGTCCGGGAGCTGCTGGAGACGGCGGACCGCGTCCTGCTCCGCGACCGAAGGTCGATTGCGACGGCTCGCAACGTCCTGGGCTGGGACGGCGAGGCCGGCGTCATGCTCGATCCCGCGTTCCTCTGGATCGCCCGGCAGGCGGCTGGGACACCCGTCGAGCCGACCGACCGGGTGCTGCTCGCGCTCCGCGACTGGCCCGTGAACGAATACGCCGCCGGCCTCTCGCCGGACGACGCGATACGCGCGCGGACGCATTTCGAAGAGGAAGTGCTCGGGTTCGCCGACGGCGCGGCCGACCGCATGCCCGGCGCCGTGGTCATCCCATTTTGTATGCATAAACAGGCCGTCGGCGGGGACGACCGCATGTTCTACCGCCGCCTGCTCGCGGATCGCCCCGCACTCCTGGCCCGGCTCGATGACCGGCATCGCCCGCCGGCCGAGGACCTCGCGGCCTTTCGATCCAGTCGCCTCGTCGTCGCCATGCGGTTCCACAGCGTGGTCTTCGCCATCGCGGCCGGTCGGCCGTTCCTGGCTATCGACTATACGCTGGGTGGCAAGATCGCCGGCTTGTTGGACGACCTCGGCCTCGCCGATCGTCTCATCGCCCTGACATCCTTCAACGCCGACGACGCCTGGCGCATGGCCCTCGCGGCCCAGGCGCCGCCCTCCATACAGTCGCACCTGGATGCGTCGCGTCAGGTGCTCTCCGAGGCCTTCATCCGGTTGCTGTCGTGAGGGCTGCCATGAAAGCCGTCCTGGTCAACGCGGACGATGGCATTGGGGGCGCGGCGCGCGCCTGTTACCGCCTGCACCGCGGTCTGCTTGCCGAGGGCGTGGAGGCACGGATGCTCGTCCGCACCACATACAGCGACGACGAAACCGTGAGCGGGCCGCGGGGCTTCCTGCGCTCCAGCGCCGCGCGACTCCGTCCGTACCTGGCCGGCCCGCTGCTGGCGCTCCATAACCAGGAGATGGCCGGCGTGCACTCCATAAACGCCTTGCCAACCGGCATGGCGCGTCGGATCGCCGCTGAGCGGGCGGACATCGTGCATCTCCACCTGCTCAGCAAAGAGACCATCAGCATCGCGGAGGTCGGCCGCATCGCGGCGCCCGTCGTATGGACGCTCCACGACATGTGGACGTTTTGTGGCACCGAGCATTACACCGACGACGGGCCGGCCGCGCGGTTTCGTACCGGCTATACCCATGGCGGGACCGCCGTGAAACGCGGGTTCGACCTGGACCGGTGGACGTGGAAGCGCAAGCGGCGCCACTGGGCGACGGAGCGGATGACCGTGGTCACCCCGAGCCGCTGGATGGCCGAGTGTGCCCGATCCAGCGCGCTCTTTCGGGATGCGACGGTGGAGGTGATCCCGAACGGCGTCGACACCCGTCTCTACAAACCTCTCGACCGGGCGGTGGCGCGTGATATCCTGAACCTGCCGGCCGACCGGAAGCTGGTCCTCTTCGGAGCGATGCGGGCCACGAGCGACCGAAGGAAGGGATTTCGCTTTCTCGAAGCAGCTCTGCGACGTCTCGCCGCCGGCCCGCTTGGCGCCGAAACCGATCTCGTCGTTTTTGGCGCGACGGCCCCCGCCACGCCCGACGACTTTGGCCTACCGGCCCACTACACCGGGCGCGTGAGCGACGACA encodes the following:
- a CDS encoding Wzz/FepE/Etk N-terminal domain-containing protein — translated: MTAPTNPANGTPKALAPADEQEVSLLDIALVLARHRRVIVRSVAVCGLIALLFALFASSQYTSWARVIREVENDAMTRNMSGLSLLSGFGLNLGGAATGLTAVAYPDVATSREVRLAVVRDTFYFPDVDATMTFAAYTVLAPGFGETVFNYTLGLPLTLKRALRRYLIPAGPAGAGAGEAYPTRAEEEAMKDIAELISIGVDEETGLMTLSARTDNPVLSAQLAQSFVDRLVERVRDIRTQKAREDLVFIEQQFKASEDSLRKAENTLAAFDDRNVNPHSARLRTDRDRLMRLVSFKSELYSDLQAQLTQAEIDLQRSTPVITVLEQPVPPMESSGPQRTLTLFLGLMVGGVIGLGLAFFQSYLEHQRADTVERTKLDELRRVFRPGPWLRRLPFVSRRKHVEP
- a CDS encoding polysaccharide pyruvyl transferase family protein, whose product is MNLKTLSKIVQGYQAAVPHPRQRLPRVIQFPVNDICNSQCQMCHIWKQKLGRQITPDEIRVALANPLYREVTSVGINGGEPTLRKDLAELVQALIDVLPKLERINLITNAIVQKRVKKAVDELADTCGAAGVHLDVMVSLDGIGDVHDRVRGIKGNFASALGVLDHIQTHAGVQSYRIGCTVIRENVYHVEEVLDWCQRRDLYARFRIGIPHQRLYGKDIVDPFAFTWEERFHFANFIDHLHLHYERQEGRRAFYRSLRDQVIYGKERKAGCSWKNEGVTLLSDGGLAYCAVESKTIGNVIDDDSEAVFWANADHLSEIVEDKCKFCLHDYEGFSDRSTYVQSIGRAAIKSLPQVVPGAIRLAAGTLRVQEEKRRLRDVRALAAPARRSPASGRVLICGWYGTETLGDKAILGGIVDTLRLTHPDAEVDVAAIEPYITENTRRQMPELRLARILSLAEARTQVKAGAYGLVVMGGGPLMTGVSQCIDMLELLALGRAAGAATLVAGCGIGPLGGPRDAIVRELLETADRVLLRDRRSIATARNVLGWDGEAGVMLDPAFLWIARQAAGTPVEPTDRVLLALRDWPVNEYAAGLSPDDAIRARTHFEEEVLGFADGAADRMPGAVVIPFCMHKQAVGGDDRMFYRRLLADRPALLARLDDRHRPPAEDLAAFRSSRLVVAMRFHSVVFAIAAGRPFLAIDYTLGGKIAGLLDDLGLADRLIALTSFNADDAWRMALAAQAPPSIQSHLDASRQVLSEAFIRLLS
- a CDS encoding glycosyltransferase family 4 protein gives rise to the protein MKAVLVNADDGIGGAARACYRLHRGLLAEGVEARMLVRTTYSDDETVSGPRGFLRSSAARLRPYLAGPLLALHNQEMAGVHSINALPTGMARRIAAERADIVHLHLLSKETISIAEVGRIAAPVVWTLHDMWTFCGTEHYTDDGPAARFRTGYTHGGTAVKRGFDLDRWTWKRKRRHWATERMTVVTPSRWMAECARSSALFRDATVEVIPNGVDTRLYKPLDRAVARDILNLPADRKLVLFGAMRATSDRRKGFRFLEAALRRLAAGPLGAETDLVVFGATAPATPDDFGLPAHYTGRVSDDISLALLYAAADVFVAPSQQDNLPNTVVEALACGTPCVAFRIGGMPEMIAHQENGYLAEPFDTDDLAAGLAWVLEDAVRAAILAQAARRTALASFTIELQARDTAALYRRLI